Proteins encoded within one genomic window of uncultured Desulfobacter sp.:
- a CDS encoding farnesyl diphosphate synthase: protein MSTFDLSGYLSRNRKLVDDALISIFEKLDRQRELVQAMTHSLMAGGKRVRPALALATAHALGADPVIALPASCAIEMIHTYSLIHDDLPGMDDDDLRRGVPTCHKQFSEATAILAGDGLLTHAFYILAAPGSCFKVFPGAQTRLILVEKISAAAGINGMVEGQMLDMQAEKNPEALPDDSAEALAHLKKIHRHKTGAMIEVSVASGALSAGAEPDALTALGTYAKNIGLAFQVMDDILNVEGDPKIMGKAVGTDALHDKMTFPAILGLQGSKDFSQQLIADALDALDSYKDKEFKEKNEPLRAIAGYIINRKR, encoded by the coding sequence ATGAGCACTTTTGATCTTTCCGGATATTTATCCCGGAACAGAAAACTGGTTGATGACGCGTTGATAAGCATTTTTGAAAAGCTGGACCGGCAACGTGAGCTTGTCCAGGCCATGACCCACTCTTTGATGGCAGGGGGCAAACGGGTGCGCCCCGCCCTGGCACTGGCAACGGCCCATGCATTAGGTGCAGATCCGGTCATCGCCCTGCCCGCTTCATGTGCCATTGAAATGATCCATACCTATTCTTTGATCCATGATGATTTGCCGGGCATGGATGATGATGATCTGCGCAGGGGCGTGCCAACCTGCCACAAACAATTTTCCGAAGCCACTGCCATTTTGGCCGGTGACGGGCTGTTAACCCATGCCTTTTATATTCTTGCCGCCCCCGGATCATGCTTCAAGGTCTTTCCCGGTGCCCAAACCCGGCTGATTTTAGTGGAAAAAATCTCTGCGGCTGCCGGCATTAACGGCATGGTGGAAGGCCAGATGCTGGATATGCAGGCGGAAAAAAATCCCGAGGCATTGCCGGATGACAGCGCTGAAGCCCTTGCCCATTTGAAAAAAATCCACCGTCACAAAACCGGGGCCATGATAGAGGTCAGTGTTGCATCCGGGGCACTCAGCGCCGGTGCCGAACCGGACGCGTTGACCGCCTTGGGCACATATGCGAAAAATATCGGGCTTGCCTTCCAGGTCATGGATGACATTTTAAATGTGGAGGGAGATCCCAAAATCATGGGCAAGGCTGTGGGGACCGATGCCCTGCATGATAAGATGACATTTCCTGCCATTTTGGGCCTGCAAGGGTCAAAAGACTTTTCACAGCAGCTTATAGCCGACGCCCTGGATGCTTTGGACAGTTACAAGGACAAAGAATTTAAGGAAAAAAACGAGCCGTTACGCGCCATTGCCGGTTACATTATCAACAGGAAACGATGA
- the dxs gene encoding 1-deoxy-D-xylulose-5-phosphate synthase — protein sequence MKYLDQINGPEDLKRIPRNELGAVARELRSRIIDVVSKNGGHLASSLGVVELTIALHYVFDLPKDTLIWDVGHQSYAHKLLTGRHQNFDTLRKYKGLSGFVKIKESPYDSLTVGHASTSISAGLGMSYAKKLKQDNSNVVSIIGDGSMTAGLAYEGLNHSGDLQQKYIVILNDNDMSISANVGALSSYLSRTFSHKALQNMRNQFGQFLKSVPKIGDDMYGWAKRWEESFKTFVTPGMLFEAFNFDYFGPIDGHNLDHLIDILSNIKDPDSPVLLHVTTKKGKGYKPAEDNPVYFHGVGKFSVDTGECPLTSAGAPPSYTSVFGKCMIELAQQNKCIVAVTAAMPEGTGLGPFAEQFPDRFIDVGIAEQHAVTFAAGLAAKGAKPVVAIYSTFLQRGYDQILHDVCIDGHPVIFALDRGGIVGEDGPTHHGLFDFSYLRSIPNITVMAPMDENELVRMMHTAVAHQGPIALRYPRGAGQGVNVDYNAKAIDIGKAKVLRTGDDLLIIGIGRCVNEAMDAAEQLSLHGIESTVVNARFVKPLDANLILELAGKVKKVVTIEEHVLAGGFGSAVLELICDNGLSGCVVSRVGIKDQFVEHGSQKELRKDYGIDAQAVVSAGLKLCSEK from the coding sequence TTGAAATATCTTGACCAAATAAACGGCCCCGAGGATCTAAAACGGATCCCAAGAAACGAACTCGGTGCTGTTGCCCGGGAGCTCCGGAGCAGAATTATTGATGTGGTATCAAAAAACGGCGGGCATCTGGCATCAAGTCTGGGCGTTGTTGAACTCACCATTGCCCTGCATTACGTATTTGATCTGCCCAAGGATACCCTGATCTGGGATGTGGGCCATCAGTCCTACGCGCACAAACTTTTGACAGGGCGCCACCAAAACTTTGATACCCTTCGAAAATACAAAGGCCTTTCGGGATTTGTTAAAATCAAGGAAAGTCCCTATGATTCGCTGACTGTGGGACACGCCTCCACGTCAATTTCTGCAGGGCTTGGCATGAGCTATGCCAAAAAGCTCAAACAGGACAACTCCAATGTGGTCTCTATCATCGGCGACGGTTCCATGACCGCAGGACTCGCCTATGAAGGCCTGAACCATTCAGGAGATCTCCAGCAGAAATACATCGTTATATTAAATGATAACGACATGTCCATATCCGCCAATGTCGGTGCATTGTCTTCTTACCTATCCCGGACCTTTTCACACAAGGCCCTGCAGAACATGCGGAACCAGTTTGGCCAGTTTTTAAAATCAGTTCCCAAAATCGGCGATGACATGTATGGATGGGCCAAAAGGTGGGAGGAATCGTTTAAGACCTTTGTAACCCCAGGCATGCTGTTCGAGGCCTTTAATTTCGATTATTTCGGTCCCATTGACGGGCATAATCTGGATCATCTCATCGATATTTTATCTAATATTAAAGATCCGGATTCCCCGGTGCTGCTGCATGTGACCACCAAGAAGGGCAAAGGGTATAAACCTGCCGAAGACAATCCGGTATATTTTCACGGTGTGGGTAAATTTTCCGTGGATACCGGGGAATGCCCCCTTACGTCAGCAGGCGCCCCTCCCTCTTATACGTCGGTGTTCGGGAAGTGCATGATTGAGCTTGCACAACAAAACAAATGCATTGTGGCGGTGACGGCAGCCATGCCTGAAGGTACAGGATTAGGTCCGTTTGCCGAACAGTTTCCAGACCGGTTTATTGATGTGGGTATTGCCGAACAGCACGCCGTGACCTTTGCCGCAGGACTTGCCGCCAAAGGAGCAAAGCCCGTGGTGGCTATCTATTCAACCTTTTTGCAACGCGGCTATGACCAGATTCTTCACGATGTCTGCATTGACGGTCATCCTGTAATTTTTGCCCTGGACCGTGGCGGCATTGTTGGTGAAGACGGCCCCACCCATCACGGGTTGTTTGATTTTTCCTATCTTCGGTCCATACCCAATATCACTGTTATGGCCCCCATGGATGAAAATGAACTGGTGCGTATGATGCATACCGCCGTGGCTCATCAGGGCCCCATTGCCCTGCGTTATCCCAGGGGGGCCGGCCAGGGCGTTAATGTTGATTACAATGCCAAAGCCATCGACATTGGAAAAGCAAAAGTGCTTCGCACAGGCGATGATCTGTTGATCATCGGCATCGGCCGCTGCGTCAATGAGGCCATGGATGCTGCAGAACAATTATCCCTCCACGGCATTGAAAGTACCGTAGTCAATGCCCGGTTTGTAAAGCCTTTGGATGCAAATCTGATTCTTGAGCTTGCGGGAAAGGTCAAAAAAGTGGTGACCATTGAAGAACATGTGCTGGCAGGCGGTTTTGGCTCCGCCGTTCTTGAACTGATCTGCGACAACGGTCTTTCAGGGTGTGTGGTCAGCCGGGTAGGCATTAAAGATCAATTTGTTGAACACGGCAGCCAGAAGGAGCTTCGAAAGGATTACGGCATTGATGCCCAGGCCGTTGTGTCAGCAGGATTGAAGTTGTGCAGTGAAAAATAA
- a CDS encoding DUF2117 domain-containing protein encodes MIGLLFHGPEVFDSGWAQRVIKVLEPLDSVRCVLAGAMGRTAVFDCGLEDIEFWEQMPGACLKELSQATDMVIIVNYGKSVESGLVFGGIVVDRARVNTPVVQVECAGPLWVEWQSGCPSFIIDTLTGLGLSQREKIEIEPSVWSEKGRIYRRMKTAEPGDFVLVNGIMVGRALGTEVVMACKNGHLCDIKGVDVKAHGIEKLDRLGGVDLKSAKIASTPAIRRTCFSRRKVKSNGRGMVFIDHAGMHVYQLANEASGVVTVGDDTTVVVADILSRFDIPVIGIVDGDEDVVMKNGSFASGSVRLTVQKDDEFGLKVQNSVFGGKKQSDISFTDALNQILSLAEKDLVDTEYF; translated from the coding sequence ATGATCGGGCTGCTTTTTCACGGACCTGAAGTGTTTGATTCCGGATGGGCTCAAAGGGTGATCAAGGTCCTTGAACCTCTTGACTCCGTCCGTTGCGTCTTGGCAGGGGCCATGGGCCGGACAGCCGTTTTCGACTGCGGTCTTGAAGACATTGAATTCTGGGAGCAGATGCCGGGTGCATGCCTCAAGGAACTGTCCCAGGCCACGGACATGGTAATCATTGTTAATTACGGTAAGTCGGTTGAATCAGGACTTGTTTTTGGCGGCATAGTGGTTGACCGCGCCAGGGTCAACACCCCGGTGGTTCAGGTGGAGTGTGCGGGGCCTTTATGGGTGGAATGGCAGTCAGGGTGCCCCTCTTTCATTATTGACACCCTGACCGGGTTAGGTCTTTCCCAAAGGGAAAAAATTGAGATCGAACCCTCGGTGTGGAGCGAAAAAGGCAGAATTTACCGCCGTATGAAAACGGCGGAACCAGGCGATTTTGTATTGGTGAACGGAATCATGGTGGGCCGGGCCTTAGGAACCGAAGTGGTAATGGCTTGCAAAAACGGTCATCTATGTGACATCAAGGGTGTAGATGTTAAGGCCCACGGCATTGAAAAGCTGGACCGGTTAGGCGGTGTTGACCTGAAATCGGCCAAAATAGCTTCAACTCCCGCCATCCGTCGCACCTGTTTCTCCCGGCGCAAGGTAAAAAGCAACGGCCGCGGTATGGTGTTTATCGATCATGCCGGCATGCATGTGTATCAACTTGCCAACGAAGCAAGCGGGGTTGTCACCGTAGGCGACGACACCACGGTGGTGGTTGCGGATATTTTATCAAGGTTCGATATTCCGGTCATCGGTATTGTGGACGGGGACGAGGACGTGGTCATGAAAAACGGGAGCTTCGCATCAGGGTCGGTGCGCCTGACCGTACAAAAAGACGATGAATTCGGACTCAAGGTGCAGAATTCTGTCTTTGGCGGGAAAAAACAGTCTGATATAAGCTTTACGGATGCGTTGAACCAAATCCTTTCTCTGGCGGAAAAGGATTTGGTGGACACCGAGTATTTTTAA
- the xseB gene encoding exodeoxyribonuclease VII small subunit yields MAKKTFESALKQLETIVKEMESGDLTLEKAVKKYEEGIANTRFCLDILDKTEQKITQLTLDVDGNPDVSDFKEEQ; encoded by the coding sequence ATGGCAAAAAAGACCTTTGAATCGGCACTAAAACAGCTTGAAACCATTGTCAAAGAGATGGAATCCGGTGATTTGACATTGGAAAAGGCAGTCAAAAAATATGAAGAAGGTATCGCTAATACCCGTTTCTGCCTTGATATTTTAGATAAGACCGAACAGAAAATTACCCAACTGACCCTGGATGTTGACGGCAACCCCGATGTATCAGATTTTAAGGAAGAGCAATGA
- a CDS encoding PAS domain S-box protein, whose product MTKEGRRSNFVIKPSQHDNRIDVELKNAPIVWDLENGNVSFFGIDSALFWTDPSLVRMLSPLAKEIGLDLFQLLIAYSSSFGTYEDYHAMVSTLGKTFKTGFLAWGEAVSTAGWGVFEMPEFNAKAQKATVIIHNSWEIRMQRNLPAEERWGCPFLQGKIIGIFSHAFNTRCWADVFCYYDQDKPYAELKIFPSKKTIEDEIKKFRYLQMAKKEQVLAKKVEDRTAELKQAQKQIEEYSKTLEQKVAQRTSELLNTNKQLQAEINIRRQTENALQQSYDTLNHTLAASPIGIVLVENRILKWANDEFTSLFRFESKKDYQNKSTRQLYVNEKDYLYFGRMFYDEAKAGEPIEGEATVRRKDGSTFPAHIKISSIDPSDPMQRAVLSISDITSRKQAEQTLLNTTKRLQSITDSSQDAIIVIDRQGKILFWNPAAKQIFGYTHQEAMGQELHHLLMLQHYSKVYNNAAVIFQQIGQGNAINKTIELEAVRKDGEKIAIGLSLSAIDSQDGWSAVGIIRDITEQKKTYEMLIQSEKMLSVGGLAAGMAHEINNPLAGMVQSANVVKSRLRDIDMQANLKVAEELGISMEDITAFMEKRNIFRMIDAIQESGARAAEIVNSMLSFARKSDATVSSIYPDKLMDEILELAATSYDFKKQYDFKSIKIIKEYADNLPLLPCEGAKIQQVLLNIFRNGAQAMQTAKTKSPRFILRIFSKGEPEMVHIEIKDNGPGMDEQTRLKVFEPFFTTKPVGVGTGLGLSVSYFIITENHKGTMDVISEPGKGANFIIRLPVDKQKDI is encoded by the coding sequence ATGACCAAGGAAGGGCGACGATCAAATTTCGTAATCAAACCATCTCAACATGACAACAGAATTGACGTCGAGCTAAAGAACGCTCCAATTGTTTGGGATTTAGAAAATGGTAATGTGTCTTTTTTCGGAATAGATTCGGCTCTTTTCTGGACAGATCCTTCTCTGGTGCGAATGTTATCGCCGCTTGCTAAGGAAATAGGACTTGATTTATTTCAGTTACTTATAGCTTATTCATCAAGTTTTGGCACCTATGAAGATTATCACGCAATGGTCTCAACTCTGGGGAAGACGTTTAAAACAGGTTTTTTGGCTTGGGGAGAGGCCGTTTCAACTGCAGGGTGGGGTGTTTTTGAAATGCCCGAGTTTAATGCAAAAGCCCAAAAAGCGACAGTGATAATACATAATTCATGGGAAATAAGAATGCAAAGGAATCTTCCTGCTGAAGAACGCTGGGGATGCCCGTTTTTGCAGGGAAAAATTATTGGAATATTTAGTCATGCCTTTAACACCCGATGCTGGGCAGATGTCTTTTGCTATTATGACCAAGATAAACCATATGCAGAATTAAAAATTTTTCCTTCCAAGAAAACCATTGAAGATGAAATTAAAAAATTTCGCTACCTGCAAATGGCAAAAAAAGAACAAGTATTGGCAAAAAAAGTTGAAGACAGAACAGCGGAACTGAAACAAGCTCAAAAACAAATTGAGGAATATTCAAAAACATTAGAACAAAAGGTTGCCCAACGGACATCGGAATTGCTCAATACCAACAAGCAGCTTCAAGCCGAAATTAATATCCGAAGACAAACTGAAAATGCCTTGCAACAAAGCTACGACACCTTAAATCACACCTTAGCGGCCTCGCCAATAGGTATTGTCCTTGTTGAAAACAGGATTTTGAAATGGGCCAATGACGAATTCACGTCGTTGTTTAGATTCGAATCTAAAAAGGATTATCAGAACAAGAGTACACGCCAATTGTATGTTAATGAAAAAGATTATCTCTACTTTGGCCGGATGTTCTATGATGAGGCGAAAGCTGGCGAGCCGATTGAGGGTGAGGCTACAGTTCGGCGTAAAGACGGCTCAACATTCCCGGCACACATAAAAATAAGCAGTATTGACCCTTCCGATCCAATGCAACGTGCCGTGCTCAGCATTTCTGACATAACCTCAAGGAAACAAGCAGAGCAGACATTGTTGAATACCACCAAGAGGCTACAAAGTATTACAGACTCATCCCAGGATGCCATCATTGTAATAGACCGCCAAGGAAAAATTTTATTTTGGAATCCAGCGGCTAAACAAATTTTTGGCTATACCCACCAAGAAGCAATGGGTCAGGAGCTGCATCACCTGTTGATGCTACAACACTACAGCAAAGTTTATAATAATGCCGCTGTGATATTTCAGCAAATAGGTCAAGGCAACGCAATCAATAAAACCATAGAACTGGAAGCGGTTAGAAAAGATGGAGAAAAGATAGCCATCGGACTATCCCTGTCAGCAATTGATTCCCAGGATGGCTGGAGTGCGGTTGGCATTATACGGGACATTACAGAACAGAAAAAGACCTATGAAATGCTGATACAATCTGAAAAAATGCTTTCAGTGGGTGGACTTGCAGCGGGTATGGCCCATGAAATAAATAATCCCTTGGCAGGCATGGTGCAAAGTGCCAATGTCGTAAAATCCCGACTGAGAGATATTGATATGCAGGCAAATTTGAAAGTGGCGGAAGAACTTGGCATCTCCATGGAGGATATCACGGCTTTTATGGAAAAAAGAAATATTTTCCGCATGATTGATGCCATTCAGGAATCCGGGGCACGTGCGGCTGAAATAGTTAACAGCATGCTCAGTTTTGCACGAAAATCAGATGCCACCGTCTCCTCCATTTATCCTGATAAACTTATGGATGAAATTCTTGAGCTGGCAGCTACAAGCTATGACTTCAAAAAACAGTATGATTTTAAATCTATAAAGATCATAAAAGAATATGCCGACAATTTGCCCCTGCTGCCCTGTGAAGGCGCGAAAATTCAGCAGGTGCTGTTGAATATATTCCGGAATGGTGCCCAGGCCATGCAAACGGCAAAAACGAAATCTCCACGATTTATCCTTAGAATTTTCAGTAAAGGAGAACCGGAGATGGTCCATATAGAAATAAAGGATAATGGACCGGGGATGGATGAGCAGACTCGATTAAAGGTGTTTGAACCGTTCTTTACGACAAAACCGGTAGGGGTTGGTACAGGGCTGGGATTATCTGTTTCTTATTTTATCATCACTGAAAATCATAAGGGGACAATGGACGTCATTTCTGAACCGGGAAAAGGGGCGAATTTCATCATTCGACTGCCGGTTGACAAACAAAAAGACATATAG
- a CDS encoding TlyA family RNA methyltransferase, giving the protein MKNKMVRKRLDQALVEQGLIRSRERAKAMIMAGKVLVNGIKVDKPGTQVNHDARLEVKAPDHPYVSRGGLKLEKALQSFPVSVQDAVCLDIGASTGGFTDCLLKFGAKKVFAVDVGYGQLDWSLRQDDRVVVIERTNIRHLPYEAIGQSMDAVVADTSFISLKTVIPSAEKFMHEGTNILALIKPQFEAGKENVGKGGIVKDPEIRNQVKQDIILFFQNRGYKVNGTVTSPVLGAKGNEEYVISLVYGKK; this is encoded by the coding sequence GTGAAAAATAAAATGGTCAGAAAACGCCTGGACCAGGCCTTAGTTGAACAGGGCCTGATACGCTCAAGGGAACGGGCCAAAGCCATGATCATGGCCGGAAAGGTTCTGGTCAACGGTATCAAGGTAGATAAGCCGGGCACCCAAGTGAATCACGATGCCCGGCTTGAGGTCAAAGCCCCGGATCATCCATATGTCAGCCGGGGCGGGCTTAAACTTGAAAAAGCACTTCAAAGTTTTCCCGTATCTGTTCAGGATGCGGTCTGTCTTGATATTGGTGCCTCCACAGGCGGATTCACCGACTGCCTGCTCAAATTCGGGGCCAAAAAAGTATTTGCCGTAGATGTGGGCTATGGGCAGCTTGACTGGTCCCTTCGACAGGACGACCGGGTGGTAGTTATAGAGCGCACCAATATCCGCCACCTTCCCTATGAGGCCATTGGGCAATCCATGGATGCGGTGGTGGCGGACACCTCTTTTATCTCTCTAAAAACGGTTATTCCATCGGCAGAAAAATTCATGCACGAAGGTACGAATATCCTGGCCCTGATCAAACCCCAATTTGAGGCAGGAAAGGAAAATGTCGGCAAAGGCGGCATCGTAAAGGATCCTGAAATCAGAAACCAGGTTAAGCAGGATATTATTCTTTTTTTCCAAAACAGGGGATACAAGGTAAATGGCACCGTGACCTCACCGGTTTTAGGCGCAAAAGGCAATGAGGAATACGTAATTTCATTGGTTTACGGAAAAAAATAA
- a CDS encoding MarR family transcriptional regulator, with the protein MMKEKYIVFFMSKTKKKMIKFIEKQLQEKNIDDIVPSYGNILTVLYDHNQSLTMKEIGALLGKEKSTITTLVNKLEKLGYVKKVKRSRDQRTTYVCLTEKGLSIEKIFDEISAEVQNTAYHDFTQEERKEFLRLLKKMNQNFDT; encoded by the coding sequence ATGATGAAAGAAAAGTATATTGTTTTTTTTATGAGTAAAACAAAAAAGAAGATGATTAAATTTATTGAAAAGCAGCTTCAGGAAAAAAATATTGATGATATCGTACCTTCTTACGGGAATATTTTAACCGTACTCTACGATCATAATCAATCTTTGACCATGAAAGAAATAGGCGCGTTGTTAGGTAAAGAAAAGTCAACGATTACCACATTGGTTAATAAGCTCGAAAAGCTGGGATATGTAAAGAAAGTCAAGCGAAGTCGTGATCAACGGACAACGTATGTCTGTTTAACCGAAAAAGGGTTGAGTATTGAAAAGATATTTGATGAAATATCTGCCGAGGTTCAGAACACTGCCTACCACGATTTCACACAGGAAGAAAGAAAAGAATTTCTAAGGCTTCTTAAAAAAATGAACCAAAATTTTGATACATGA
- a CDS encoding YhdH/YhfP family quinone oxidoreductase: protein MESIQFKAMQISEKEKGVFERNIISRNTSDLPDGDVLIKISYSSLNYKDALSSIGNKGVTRQYPHTPGIDAAGIVTQSSASLFKTGDEVIVTGYDLGMNTAGGFGEYIRVPADWVVPCPDSLSLKESMIYGTAGFTAALSVYKLIGSGVTPEDGEILVTGATGGVGSIAVSILKSLGYEVIAATGKIHEKELLQSIGAKDIIDRSELNDSSNRPMLKSRWAGVIDTVGGNTLSTALKMTNYSGSVTCCGNVSAHEFTSSIYPFILRGISLLGIDSVQCPMDLRKVIWANLATSWKIDNINSNVTEVSLEKLNDRIDLILAGKHVGRTIINHNL from the coding sequence ATGGAATCTATACAATTTAAAGCGATGCAAATTAGTGAAAAAGAGAAAGGTGTCTTTGAACGCAACATCATCTCAAGAAACACCTCAGACTTGCCCGATGGTGACGTCCTGATAAAGATAAGCTACTCTTCACTGAATTATAAAGATGCGCTTTCATCTATTGGCAATAAGGGTGTTACCCGGCAATATCCACATACGCCGGGAATAGATGCAGCCGGTATTGTTACCCAGAGTAGCGCCAGTCTCTTTAAAACCGGCGACGAGGTCATCGTAACCGGGTATGATCTTGGGATGAACACAGCCGGTGGCTTTGGCGAGTATATACGCGTTCCTGCTGACTGGGTTGTACCGTGCCCTGATTCTTTATCCCTAAAGGAGAGCATGATTTATGGCACAGCCGGTTTTACAGCTGCTTTGTCTGTTTACAAACTCATTGGTTCAGGCGTAACCCCTGAAGATGGTGAAATCCTTGTAACAGGTGCGACCGGAGGAGTGGGGAGCATAGCCGTGTCAATCCTTAAAAGCCTTGGATATGAAGTGATTGCGGCAACCGGAAAAATTCACGAAAAAGAATTGCTACAGTCCATCGGTGCAAAAGATATCATTGATCGCAGCGAACTAAATGACAGCTCTAATCGTCCGATGCTTAAAAGCAGATGGGCAGGTGTAATCGATACCGTAGGGGGCAATACGCTCTCCACCGCGCTAAAGATGACCAACTATTCCGGAAGCGTCACATGCTGCGGCAATGTCTCTGCACATGAATTCACAAGCTCAATCTATCCTTTTATCCTTCGAGGAATCTCTCTTTTGGGAATTGACTCGGTCCAGTGCCCGATGGATTTGAGAAAGGTTATCTGGGCTAACCTTGCAACGTCATGGAAGATTGACAATATCAATTCAAATGTTACTGAAGTCTCTTTAGAAAAACTCAACGATAGAATCGATTTAATACTTGCAGGGAAGCATGTAGGGAGAACCATCATTAACCATAACCTATAG
- the xseA gene encoding exodeoxyribonuclease VII large subunit: protein MIPQKDNKVYTVGTLTRQIKNLLEDQYPFLWITGEISNFATPASGHSYFSLKDETAVISCVIFKGQKRHLKFTPENGMKVKGMARLSLYEPRGTYQLIFEHMEPEGTGALQQAFEQLKAKLSAMGWFDAELKKEIPFLPSKIHVITSGTGAAVRDIIQVAKQRCPSVPLEIIPVKVQGEIAEFEIAKAIEIANTVKTCDLIIIARGGGSLEDLWAFNTQTVAKAVFESEIPIISGVGHEIDFTIADFVADLRAPTPSAAAQMALPNQAAVVHQILGLQNELNNKIERRLFQLREHITDIGSRLKSPARVIDDFRFRIEDLQSRAFSLVKNQIAHQRERTQWLNRALAGTLPSIQTNRKDVEDLKANLNYLFWVFLKQCKDRVNEQYVQLETLNPSAVLKRGYSITRSLSGRHVVMDADTVDTNDDIEIILSKGRLDARVVKTYGKKDL from the coding sequence ATGATACCACAGAAAGATAATAAAGTTTACACCGTCGGCACCCTGACAAGACAGATAAAAAACCTGCTGGAGGACCAATATCCTTTTTTATGGATCACAGGTGAGATCTCAAATTTTGCAACGCCGGCTTCAGGTCATTCTTATTTTTCATTAAAAGACGAAACTGCCGTGATTTCCTGCGTCATTTTTAAAGGGCAAAAACGCCATTTAAAATTCACCCCTGAAAATGGCATGAAAGTCAAAGGCATGGCCCGCCTCTCCCTTTACGAGCCCCGGGGAACTTACCAGCTCATTTTTGAACATATGGAACCCGAGGGCACAGGCGCATTGCAGCAAGCCTTTGAACAGCTTAAAGCCAAGCTGTCAGCCATGGGCTGGTTTGATGCTGAACTCAAAAAAGAGATTCCTTTTTTACCATCGAAAATCCATGTCATCACCTCGGGCACGGGTGCTGCGGTTCGCGACATTATCCAGGTGGCCAAACAGCGCTGCCCAAGTGTTCCCCTTGAAATCATCCCGGTCAAGGTACAAGGAGAGATCGCAGAGTTTGAAATTGCCAAGGCCATTGAAATTGCCAACACGGTCAAAACCTGTGACCTGATTATCATTGCCCGTGGCGGCGGATCACTGGAGGATTTGTGGGCATTTAACACCCAAACCGTTGCAAAGGCGGTTTTTGAATCTGAAATCCCAATCATTTCAGGTGTTGGCCATGAAATTGACTTCACCATTGCCGACTTTGTCGCCGATCTTCGTGCCCCTACCCCATCGGCTGCGGCCCAGATGGCTTTGCCCAACCAGGCTGCGGTTGTTCATCAAATCCTTGGGCTGCAAAATGAATTAAACAATAAAATTGAGCGTCGGCTGTTTCAACTGCGCGAACATATAACCGATATAGGCAGCCGGCTTAAAAGCCCGGCCAGGGTTATTGACGATTTCAGGTTCCGCATCGAGGATCTGCAATCCAGAGCGTTTTCTCTGGTTAAAAATCAAATTGCCCATCAGCGTGAAAGAACCCAATGGCTCAACCGAGCGCTTGCAGGCACCCTGCCCAGCATCCAGACCAATAGAAAGGATGTTGAGGACCTGAAAGCCAATCTGAATTATCTTTTTTGGGTTTTCCTGAAACAATGCAAAGACCGGGTAAATGAACAATATGTCCAACTTGAGACGTTAAATCCGTCAGCTGTATTAAAGCGCGGTTACAGCATCACCCGCAGCCTTTCCGGCCGTCATGTTGTCATGGATGCGGATACAGTTGATACGAACGATGACATTGAAATTATTTTATCTAAAGGACGCCTGGATGCCCGGGTGGTAAAAACATATGGCAAAAAAGACCTTTGA